ATAGAATTTCTATGATAGAAGAAAGGATGTCGGTAGAACTGGTCATGCGTATATGATCACATGGGAGTATACCTATAAAAAAGATTGATTTGATTCCTAATGCAAGGCATTATTGCATTGCTCATAGATCTCGGGTGTTAGTGTGATCAGAAACACAACCAAAATTAAACTTTTATTATAGAGGATAATAAATAACCACCTTTCGTGAGATTTTAGCATAAATACTCAGCATAAACTCGGCGATTAAAATAGGGGATTGTTAGTTATTCACATCAATACCTTTTCCAATATTATTTACTTACGCAATCCGCTATCATTACCTAATGCAGTCATGATGATTCGAATAATACTGGCGACTTGAGTTTGAGTATCTGTTTTTTTTTCAAGAAAATATATTGAAGGATAATTTAGCCCTTCAATTTTATTTTTCACATGATGATGTAATGTAAACAGTATTACAGGAATGGTCTCATTCTTCTCACGAATGAACTGTAATAACTGGACTCCATCCATTTTTGGCATTTGATAATCAGAGATAATGCAATCATATCTATCTTCATCCATCTTTCGTAGTCCCTCATCAGCAGATAATGCGACATCAACCCAAAAATAATTGGTTTTTTCAAGAATTTTTTTCCAGATTATTAATAAATCAGGGTCATCATCGATATATAGAATATAAATTCTTCGGGTCGTGTCAAACGAATCACAAATATCAGCCATAAGAAAAATCCGAGTTTATGTTGGTAACATTTTCTGAAAATTCAATAGATTACATTATTTTTACAGATGCGCATCTGTATAATAATTGTATAAAGATCAATTGATAAAAATAACTATGAGCAATTCACTAATGCATTGCATTGACATAGAGTATTTGTCTTATTAAATTTGAAAAAAACTCAAAATCATCTTTTAAATGATTAAAATATATTCACATCAATAAGCAATAAAATTATCCAAAATTACCAGGTAAATTGGAGTAATGAGACCTTATAACCTTTCGATTCTTGAGCGACATATAATGATGAAAATATTTCTTCCCCTTTTCAATAATTGTTCCAAAAGCAGCAAAAGTTCATTTGATAATAGAAGTTTGGTAATATTTTACCAATCTATCCATAAAAGTTCTTTAAGAACAGTTAAATGGCTCCTTGAATTGTAATTCATCCTATTTTTCACTTAAAGAGATCATTGCTTTTAATTTTTTATGCCTAATTAAAATCCTGATCACTTTCGCCCTGTTTACCTAACGTTTAGATATCAGTCACAACGACTAACATGCACTATGACCTCCCTGATTAATCCGGGTATCACCTTTTACAGGAGAATGTTCTCACTTCTCATTGCTCCTTCAAGCCTTTTAGCAGAGGCCCTGAATAAATACCTTAAAAGAGAGGTCAAAGATGTACTCATCATATCAGGAGAGGTCCCACTCATCAGGTATCAAATACAACCTGGAAAATTCAGGTTAAAGACAGAAAAGGTTTCATCAGGTCAGGAAGTATACGAGGTACTACAAAAAGCAAAAGAGTCACTCATCTTAATCGAACATGACCCTACATTCTATGATTATAATGCTGATGTGATCAGAACAATCGGTTTACTCTCCAGAAAAATGACCGCAGGGAATCAGACTATACTTCTCCTTGGAACACGACCTGATACCTGGCTGAATAAGTTTGAGTCATATGTACACAAAATTGAAAATATTGAATGGACTATCCAGGACAAACAAAAAAGTTCTCTCCGCTCTGCCATGAGATGTAACCAGATCAGTTTACATGAATTTATAAAAACAGGATCAGTTTTATCATAATGAGGGCAGAATGAACCCTTTCAATCCTTGTATCCGGAAAAAATTCTTCAAAAAAGAATTGTATAAGATCAAACATCCGAATCATCAGATCCAAATTTATTCACTCTGTCTGCCAGACCATTTTTTGATGATCTCTTTTGGGAAGTATTTCGTGCATGAAATATCCCGGGAAGCATCGTTCCATTTCATGAGAGCCACCCCGTTATTGTCGATGTAAGCAAAACTATCATCAATTCCATTCTCATTTCTCACCCAGGCACCGGTGTTAATAAGAAGGGTTGGTTTCCCATCAGCGGATCTCCCTTGAATCCTGATGTCATCGTAGGTATTTGGATATGTTCCGGGAATGTGAGTATGACCAAAAATTAAAACTTCTGCATTGTACGTATATTTCTCACTCTTCAATGCATCTTCGTACACACTTTTCACATCGTAATTTTTTGCACTGAAAAAATAACTGTACATCCAGTTGCTGATGAACCCATACACAATCGGGATGATAAATATAAAGAACAGCCAGAGAAACACGACCATCCCAATGGTATATAGTGGATCAAGAACGCTTAACGCAAGGAAATACGCCCCAATTCCGATGAGGACGATTTCACCGATACAGATACCAAGACATGCCTTGAAGAGAAGAGGAGAAGATGGAAGTGTTTTCTGAACAAATCCAAATGTCTGAACTCCTTTAGCAGAAATGCCAAACAATGAGATGGCAAATACCACCCCAACAAGCCAGCGTATCCAGGTTGATACACTATCACCGGAAAAGATGGGAATAATAATTGCAAGAAGGTTAATAATTGCATAAAACCCGATAAATGACATTATCGGGATAGATTTTCGAACCTCTTGGACAATTGAACAATTGAGGATCTCCTGGATCGAATCGATCACATCAAATCTGAACCCGATCGCCTGACTGATGGAATACGTGATCTGCTGCTTGTCAAACTGCTGACCATGAACAAAGACATAATGAATTCCACCGGCATTGAGGCCATGAACATGACCATGTGTAGAAGTAGCCGGGTAATGCCTGGGACTCAATTCAAGGATATGATCTGGATTCCAGGCAATTTTCAGACTTTCTATCTTCCCATGCAAACCCTTGAAAAGAGTGTAAATACTATAGGCAGGGTCTGATTTGGCAGGAGTATCCACTCCATAGGAGTACACCGGTTCACCTGAATCCTCATCATGGTTGCCGGTTACATAGATGATATCACTCTCAATATTCTGGAGTTTCAGAAAAAAGATAAGACCATCAAGAAAGGCATAATTTCGATCCTGGTGGCGTGGATTCCATAAATCCAGAATATCTCCGAGTAATATTATTTTTGTTGGAGGAAGGAGGTGTTTCGTTACGGGTGCTGCGCTACTATCCTGCTGCTCAGGATGGCAGACAACCTCTGCATTTCCAGATTGGATTTTTTCCAGAAAGTGCAACATCCGGTTGATCGTTTCAGGTCCTTCAACGCCACCGAGATGGACATCAGATACGACCAGTATACTTTTGTCATCCGGGATCTTTTCAGTATAATCTCTCTCAGCCATACCCTCACAAGGTGATAGTAGTTATTTCTCATACTTTGATGTATCGGTCAATATCAGACACTCCCATTCGTGACCTGGATCCAATATATGGATTTAAACCGTGAGATAGAGGTCATTTTATGCATTTATCTGAATTGTACCTCATAAACAAAACCTGCCTTAAAAAAAGGAGGGACATTTCTGAATTTTAAACAATCCAGATGTTTCCGTGTTACGAAAAAACAGGATTTTTAATTTCAGGTTATCACTGACTTGTTTATCTTTCTGACAGTAATCCAAAAGAAAATGACAGCCAGAACTGTAAGATACACAAAAGACAGGGCAATCTGAACAGGATTGTAGGAAAAGACAAGTCCAAGAGACGAAAATTGATCACCGATAATAAAATACCGCAGACCATCAGTCAGATGCGAGATCGGATTCAGGTACGAAAACTCCTGGATCACCGGGGGGAGTCCGTTTATCGGATACAGGGCATTTGATGCAAAGAAAAACGGCATCGAAAGGAGTGTAGTAATTCCCTGGTATCCTTCCGGAGAAGTGGTGGTAAATGCCACGTACAGCGAGACACATATGATGGCAGTAGAAAATATCCCGATAAAAAGAACTATGCCAATAATGGATACAAGAATCTGAACAGGACTCTGACCTGAAAATGCAGTGACACCAAGCACCAATCCAAGTATAACGATGATCGTGGTTTGTATCAGTGATTTCACAATGACAGAAAGGGAAATTCCGATGACAAGGTTCCTTCTGGGCATCGGACTTGCAAGAATTTCTCTCAGTATTCCCCAGTCTTTGTCAAAGAAGACGGAAAATCCTCCATACAGGTTTGAAAACATGATCGTTACAGCGATCATACCCGGGGTCATATAGGTCAGGTAATTGACAACCATTACACCTGCCGGAGGAATCGCAGACTGGAGAATTCTCTCAAACGTTCCGGCCATTGCAAATCCGAATAAAGCGAGCCAGAGAACCGGATGAAGCATCGAGGTGAACAACTGGTCCTTGAACCTGAAATACCGGTTCATATCCCGCATAAATATTGGGAAAAACCCGGGAGTCTCCATTAGTCCCTCATCTCCGTGCCGGTGTAGTGCAAAAATACATCATCCATACTTGGTTTCTTGAGATTTACTGCACACACATCAATCTGTCCTTCGTTCACTTCCCTTATGATCTCAGGGAGCAGACGTGTCCCGTCATACTCTGATGTGATAAGCAGTTTTCCTTCATAGCAGGAGATATTCCGAACTCCGGCAATATTTTTTAGAATATCTGTTGCACGGGTATTGTCTGACGTTTCAAGATACACAATATCGTTTCCAAGACTCTGTTTAAGTTCTGCCGGAGTTCCCTGAATGACAATTTTCCCATGATCGATGAGAGCAATCTGATCAGATAGAAGATCAGCCTCATCCATATAATGGGTTGTCAGAAAGACCGTCGTTCCTTCCTCATTTACTGATCTCAGATACTCCCAGGTCTTTCTTCTGGTCTGGGGATCAAGCCCGATTGTCGGCTCATCAAGAAAGAGAACTTTCGGCCTGGTCATAAGACCTCGTGCTATCTCAAGACGCCGTTTCATACCCCCCGAAAGAGTACTGACGAGAACATCGGCCTTTTCAGTGAGTTCTACAAGTTTGAGCAATTCAATTATCCGATTTTTCTTTTCTGCACCTCCCATCAGGTAAATACTTCCATGAAACTCCAACGTTTCCCTGACAGTCATATCCTTGTCAAGAGTGATCTTCTGAAATACAATCCCGATAGACTGCCTGACATTCTCCTGTTCAGTCCTGAGATCATATCCTGCTATCTGTACCGTTCCCTTCTGAAGCGGAAGCAGGGTAATCAGCGAATTTATCACCGTGCTTTTTCCTGCTCCGTTTGGACCAAGAAATGAAAAGACCTCTCCCTTCTTCACCTGAAAGGAGATATCCTTAACAGCTTCCAGTTCACCGTATGAGTACGAAAAATTCGAAACTTCAACAATATTCTCATTCATGAACTAATTCCTCTTCAGCACCAAGAATCAGACTATTGTTTCTGACAGATGCCATTTTCAAATATACACCGGTGACTGAACCGGGATTTTCCATCAGGGTTTCCGGATTTCCGGTTGCAATAATCTCTCCCCCCTTATTGCCACCCTGTGGACCCATGTCAATGATCCAGTCAGCCTGCCTGATCACATCACTATTGTGTTCGATAACAATAACCGAATTTCCCTGATCAACAAGATGATGAATAATTTTCAGCAACCGGCTCGTGTCCGCCATGTGCAGTCCGGTTGTTGGTTCATCCATCACGTAGATATTCCCTTTTTTATGAAGTTCTGTTGCCAGTTTCAGCCGCTGGGCTTCTCCTCCAGATAATGTACTCAGTGACTGTCCAACCTGCAGGTAATCAAGTCCAACATCGGCAAGAACACGAAGTTTTCGCTTAACATCCCGTGTTTCGAAGAAATCAACAGCATCAGCTACGGTAAGTTTCAGGATCTCTGATATTGTTTTTCCTTTATATGAGAGAGAAAGAACCTCAGGGTTATACCGTTCCCCGTTGCACGCATCGCATACCGTTGTGACATCATCAAGGAAGTGCATCTCCATCTTGAGAACTCCTGTCCCTTTGCATTTTGGGCAGGCACCTTTTGAATTAAAACTGAAACAGGAGGGATCAATATCGGTTGCCTGTCCGAGTTCTTTTCTGACAGCATCAAAGATTCCAAGATATGTTAGGGGATTTGACCGCGATGATCTGCCTATCGATGTCTGATCGATAACAACCGCATCAGGGTATTGTTCGCAAAAGACTCCAT
This DNA window, taken from Methanospirillum lacunae, encodes the following:
- a CDS encoding metallophosphoesterase; protein product: MAERDYTEKIPDDKSILVVSDVHLGGVEGPETINRMLHFLEKIQSGNAEVVCHPEQQDSSAAPVTKHLLPPTKIILLGDILDLWNPRHQDRNYAFLDGLIFFLKLQNIESDIIYVTGNHDEDSGEPVYSYGVDTPAKSDPAYSIYTLFKGLHGKIESLKIAWNPDHILELSPRHYPATSTHGHVHGLNAGGIHYVFVHGQQFDKQQITYSISQAIGFRFDVIDSIQEILNCSIVQEVRKSIPIMSFIGFYAIINLLAIIIPIFSGDSVSTWIRWLVGVVFAISLFGISAKGVQTFGFVQKTLPSSPLLFKACLGICIGEIVLIGIGAYFLALSVLDPLYTIGMVVFLWLFFIFIIPIVYGFISNWMYSYFFSAKNYDVKSVYEDALKSEKYTYNAEVLIFGHTHIPGTYPNTYDDIRIQGRSADGKPTLLINTGAWVRNENGIDDSFAYIDNNGVALMKWNDASRDISCTKYFPKEIIKKWSGRQSE
- a CDS encoding response regulator, which gives rise to MADICDSFDTTRRIYILYIDDDPDLLIIWKKILEKTNYFWVDVALSADEGLRKMDEDRYDCIISDYQMPKMDGVQLLQFIREKNETIPVILFTLHHHVKNKIEGLNYPSIYFLEKKTDTQTQVASIIRIIMTALGNDSGLRK
- a CDS encoding ATP-binding cassette domain-containing protein, with protein sequence MNENIVEVSNFSYSYGELEAVKDISFQVKKGEVFSFLGPNGAGKSTVINSLITLLPLQKGTVQIAGYDLRTEQENVRQSIGIVFQKITLDKDMTVRETLEFHGSIYLMGGAEKKNRIIELLKLVELTEKADVLVSTLSGGMKRRLEIARGLMTRPKVLFLDEPTIGLDPQTRRKTWEYLRSVNEEGTTVFLTTHYMDEADLLSDQIALIDHGKIVIQGTPAELKQSLGNDIVYLETSDNTRATDILKNIAGVRNISCYEGKLLITSEYDGTRLLPEIIREVNEGQIDVCAVNLKKPSMDDVFLHYTGTEMRD
- a CDS encoding ABC transporter permease; this encodes METPGFFPIFMRDMNRYFRFKDQLFTSMLHPVLWLALFGFAMAGTFERILQSAIPPAGVMVVNYLTYMTPGMIAVTIMFSNLYGGFSVFFDKDWGILREILASPMPRRNLVIGISLSVIVKSLIQTTIIVILGLVLGVTAFSGQSPVQILVSIIGIVLFIGIFSTAIICVSLYVAFTTTSPEGYQGITTLLSMPFFFASNALYPINGLPPVIQEFSYLNPISHLTDGLRYFIIGDQFSSLGLVFSYNPVQIALSFVYLTVLAVIFFWITVRKINKSVIT